One stretch of Syntrophomonadaceae bacterium DNA includes these proteins:
- a CDS encoding excisionase produces MKYTLMNKYTPVLELSIDEETASIIKVGKVLHPDYLPVGIQFARGIPDRKSLNDWWRGRSIPASRSGIREALTILNVSYTEQLLTKCYGLSLSDQYWISPIDHPLKWEDINFFANIFSDDVGNALFGQAPESGELVLLSPCNTSDGWLKKKWMILNGERVLIKSGSNPFQQETLNEVIATSLHKRLNRMAYVPYRLMWENNIPYSVCPNIVTPDTELVSAYSVFKSRKKRNHHSSYEHFLLCCEHLGIPGMKEFLDYLLVFDFIIANTDRHFNNFGCIRNVETLQWHGPAPVFDSGTSLWHDQVSKAIQPQSDVPCQPFKATHSQQIGLAGSLDWVDFSALRDLDEEFRTLLLSSSYIDEPRTDALCAGLKDRIFQLEKLALEQKMQISASAFPEPDSPGFELKL; encoded by the coding sequence ATGAAATATACTCTCATGAATAAGTATACGCCAGTTTTGGAACTGAGCATTGATGAGGAAACTGCCTCTATCATTAAGGTCGGGAAGGTGCTTCATCCGGATTACCTTCCTGTGGGTATCCAGTTCGCCAGAGGAATTCCAGACAGAAAGAGCCTCAATGACTGGTGGCGCGGACGTTCCATTCCCGCCAGCCGTTCCGGCATCCGGGAAGCGCTCACCATCTTGAATGTGTCCTACACGGAGCAGCTGCTCACCAAGTGCTATGGCTTGAGCCTTTCCGATCAATATTGGATCAGCCCAATAGACCACCCTTTGAAATGGGAGGACATCAATTTTTTTGCTAACATCTTCTCGGATGATGTAGGAAATGCCCTCTTTGGCCAGGCGCCGGAAAGCGGTGAATTGGTGTTGCTCTCGCCCTGCAATACTTCCGACGGATGGCTGAAAAAAAAGTGGATGATTCTCAACGGGGAACGTGTCCTCATCAAATCCGGAAGCAATCCGTTCCAGCAGGAGACTTTAAACGAGGTCATCGCCACTTCCCTGCATAAGCGGCTGAACCGTATGGCCTATGTCCCGTACCGTCTGATGTGGGAGAATAACATTCCCTACAGTGTTTGCCCGAATATTGTCACGCCGGATACGGAGTTGGTCAGCGCTTACAGTGTTTTTAAGAGTCGGAAAAAACGAAACCATCATTCTTCCTATGAACATTTTCTGTTATGTTGTGAGCACTTGGGCATACCGGGTATGAAGGAGTTTTTGGATTATCTGCTGGTCTTTGATTTTATCATTGCAAACACAGACCGGCATTTCAATAATTTTGGCTGTATCCGAAACGTAGAAACCTTGCAGTGGCACGGCCCTGCGCCGGTATTTGACAGCGGAACAAGCCTGTGGCACGATCAGGTGAGCAAAGCCATCCAGCCGCAGAGCGATGTGCCCTGCCAGCCGTTTAAGGCTACACACAGTCAGCAAATTGGCCTTGCAGGCAGTCTTGACTGGGTGGATTTTTCTGCCCTCCGGGATCTGGATGAGGAGTTCCGAACATTGCTTTTATCCTCTTCCTACATTGATGAACCTCGAACCGATGCATTATGCGCAGGGCTAAAAGACCGCATCTTTCAGCTTGAAAAGCTCGCCCTCGAACAAAAAATGCAGATTAGCGCATCGGCATTCCCGGAGCCGGATTCTCCCGGCTTTGAACTGAAGCTATAA
- a CDS encoding RNA-binding transcriptional accessory protein — protein MSFIVQQIAKELDISAKQVESAAGLLDAGNTIPFIARYRKEATGELDENALRGIEERLAYLRSLAEKKEEVIRLIAEQGKLTPELEAQIRAAAKLVLVEDLYRPYKQKRRTRATIAKEKGLEPLAALILAQTPAEADLPGAAASFINPELEVHTAEDAINGAMDIIAEAIADDATIRHLVRDITRKEGQLITKATAEKSDATYQMYFDFAEPLAKIPPHRVLAINRGEKEKALTVKVSAPAEKILIAIARAKIVNNQSQFAYYLNTAIEDAYKRLVAPSIERELRNELSEGAEEQAIKIFGRNLTNLLLQPPVKGLTVIGIDPGYRTGCKLAAVDDTGKVLNVGIIYPHAPQNQWEQAKKTIREMVLHTGAQTIAIGNGTASRETEELIAELIREQGLKVQYLIVSEAGASVYSASKTANEEFPNYDLSLRSAVSIARRLQDPLAELVKIEPKAVGVGQYQHDVSPKQLDETLTGVVESAVNTVGVDLNTASASLLKYVSGLNAAVAKNIVTYREQYGKFKTREEIKKVSRLGSHTFLQCAGFLRIHEGSNPLDNTSVHPESYQATEKLLKNLGFSVIDLAGSKLPRLRKALEAVNLEAVAAELGLGMPTLKDIIADLQKPGRDPREDLPKPIFRRDVTKLEDLAEGMVLYGTVRNVVDFGAFVDIGVKQDGMVHISELADKFVRHPMDVVNVGDQVKVRVISIDLKRGRVGLSMKGL, from the coding sequence ATGTCATTCATCGTGCAACAAATTGCTAAAGAACTTGACATTTCAGCAAAGCAGGTGGAAAGTGCGGCAGGCTTGCTGGATGCAGGAAACACCATTCCCTTTATTGCCCGCTACCGCAAGGAAGCTACTGGGGAACTGGATGAAAACGCGCTGCGCGGCATCGAAGAAAGGCTGGCCTATTTACGCAGCCTGGCCGAAAAAAAAGAAGAAGTAATCAGACTAATCGCCGAACAAGGCAAGCTGACCCCTGAACTGGAAGCCCAAATCCGGGCTGCCGCCAAACTGGTTCTGGTTGAAGACCTGTACCGGCCCTATAAGCAAAAGCGGCGCACCCGGGCGACCATAGCCAAGGAAAAGGGCCTGGAGCCCCTGGCGGCACTAATCCTGGCTCAGACACCGGCAGAAGCCGATCTACCTGGGGCTGCCGCGTCGTTTATTAACCCGGAACTGGAAGTCCATACGGCGGAGGATGCTATTAATGGCGCGATGGATATCATCGCCGAAGCTATTGCTGATGACGCTACCATTCGCCACCTGGTGCGGGATATCACCAGAAAAGAGGGGCAATTGATCACCAAGGCAACGGCCGAAAAAAGCGATGCCACCTATCAGATGTATTTTGACTTCGCGGAACCGCTGGCTAAAATACCGCCTCACCGGGTTTTGGCCATCAACAGGGGGGAAAAGGAAAAGGCCCTTACGGTCAAAGTATCCGCCCCGGCGGAAAAGATCCTGATTGCCATTGCCAGGGCTAAAATCGTTAACAACCAATCCCAATTTGCTTATTATCTTAATACCGCAATTGAGGACGCTTACAAGCGCCTGGTCGCGCCTTCCATCGAACGGGAACTCCGAAACGAACTTTCCGAAGGGGCGGAAGAACAGGCGATCAAAATCTTTGGGCGAAACCTGACCAACCTTTTGCTGCAACCGCCGGTGAAAGGGCTAACCGTCATAGGCATCGACCCTGGTTACCGTACCGGTTGTAAGCTGGCGGCAGTGGACGATACAGGCAAAGTGCTGAATGTAGGCATTATATACCCCCATGCCCCGCAAAACCAGTGGGAGCAGGCCAAAAAGACGATCCGTGAGATGGTTTTGCATACCGGAGCACAAACGATCGCCATCGGCAACGGCACCGCTTCCCGGGAAACAGAAGAACTGATTGCCGAACTGATCCGGGAACAGGGACTGAAAGTCCAGTACCTGATTGTCAGTGAAGCCGGGGCGTCGGTGTATTCGGCTTCCAAAACGGCAAACGAGGAATTTCCGAATTATGACCTTTCCTTGCGCAGCGCCGTTTCCATCGCCCGCCGACTACAAGATCCGCTGGCTGAGCTGGTCAAAATCGAACCCAAAGCGGTGGGGGTGGGGCAGTACCAGCACGACGTAAGCCCAAAACAGTTGGATGAAACCTTGACTGGAGTGGTGGAAAGCGCAGTAAATACCGTTGGGGTGGACCTGAATACCGCTTCCGCCTCCCTGCTTAAGTATGTGTCAGGCTTAAACGCTGCTGTGGCTAAAAACATTGTGACATACAGAGAACAGTATGGCAAGTTTAAGACCCGGGAGGAAATAAAAAAGGTCTCCCGGTTAGGAAGCCATACCTTTTTGCAGTGTGCCGGTTTTTTAAGAATACATGAAGGCAGTAACCCCTTGGACAATACTTCGGTCCACCCCGAATCCTACCAGGCAACGGAAAAGCTGCTTAAAAATCTGGGGTTTTCCGTAATTGACCTGGCCGGTTCGAAGCTGCCGCGCCTGCGCAAAGCCCTGGAAGCTGTGAATCTGGAGGCAGTTGCCGCCGAACTGGGTCTGGGTATGCCAACGCTAAAAGATATTATCGCCGATCTGCAAAAACCCGGCCGGGATCCGCGGGAAGACCTTCCCAAGCCAATTTTCCGCCGGGATGTCACCAAGCTAGAAGACCTGGCGGAAGGTATGGTCCTTTATGGCACTGTAAGAAATGTAGTGGACTTCGGCGCTTTTGTGGATATCGGCGTAAAACAGGACGGGATGGTCCATATCTCCGAACTGGCGGATAAATTTGTCCGGCACCCCATGGATGTGGTGAATGTAGGCGACCAGGTGAAGGTGCGGGTCATCAGCATTGATCTCAAGCGGGGCCGGGTAGGACTTAGCATGAAGGGACTGTAG
- a CDS encoding tripartite tricarboxylate transporter substrate binding protein — protein sequence MMKKMFVLLLVFLFVISFAGCGGQVEKFPTKPVTLIVPWAAGGGTDTIARGLAKQTEKFLGQTITVNNVTGGGGAAGHGAGLSAKNDGYTVTVITFELLSLPPQKLVPFTYKDFDLLMRLNADPAALTVKADSPFKTVKDFVEYAKANPGKINVGNAGPASVWHIAAGLLEEKAGIKLNHVPFNGAAPAVTDLVGGHIQAVTVSPAEVRSQVNAGQLRMLAVMSDNRNPHFPEVPTFKEAGYDIIFGTWRGLAVPKDTPENVKNVLKESFKKGFDSPEFQDFAKNAGLGLAYAPAEQFKTFLETASTDVEAVMMRLGLAK from the coding sequence ATGATGAAGAAAATGTTCGTTTTGCTCCTGGTGTTTTTGTTCGTGATCAGCTTCGCTGGTTGCGGCGGCCAAGTCGAGAAATTCCCCACCAAACCGGTTACCCTTATCGTACCCTGGGCTGCAGGGGGCGGCACCGACACCATTGCCAGGGGACTAGCCAAACAAACCGAAAAATTTCTCGGCCAGACCATCACCGTCAATAATGTTACCGGCGGCGGAGGTGCGGCGGGCCACGGCGCTGGCCTGAGCGCTAAGAACGACGGCTATACCGTGACTGTGATAACCTTCGAGCTTCTGTCGCTGCCGCCCCAGAAACTCGTTCCCTTCACCTACAAAGATTTTGATCTTCTGATGCGGCTGAACGCCGACCCTGCTGCCCTTACCGTTAAGGCCGACTCGCCCTTTAAAACAGTCAAGGATTTCGTCGAATACGCCAAAGCTAACCCCGGCAAAATAAATGTCGGCAACGCCGGCCCTGCCTCGGTCTGGCACATTGCCGCCGGCCTGCTGGAAGAGAAAGCCGGCATCAAGCTGAACCATGTTCCTTTTAACGGCGCGGCACCAGCCGTCACCGACCTGGTGGGCGGACACATCCAGGCTGTAACTGTCAGCCCCGCTGAGGTGCGGAGCCAGGTTAATGCCGGCCAGCTCAGGATGCTTGCAGTCATGAGCGACAATCGCAACCCTCACTTTCCCGAAGTGCCCACCTTCAAGGAAGCCGGCTATGATATTATCTTTGGCACCTGGCGCGGTCTGGCCGTACCCAAAGACACCCCGGAAAACGTGAAGAATGTGCTAAAAGAGTCTTTCAAAAAAGGCTTCGATAGCCCCGAATTCCAGGATTTCGCTAAAAATGCCGGCCTCGGCCTGGCTTATGCTCCAGCCGAGCAGTTCAAGACCTTCCTCGAAACGGCATCCACAGATGTCGAGGCTGTAATGATGAGATTGGGCCTGGCAAAATAA
- a CDS encoding type II toxin-antitoxin system HicA family toxin — protein MPKLPVVSGADVVRALKRLGFVVARQRGSHIVMRRGSSGCVVPNHSELKVGTLTGLLKQAGVSPDEFIEALHA, from the coding sequence ATGCCTAAATTGCCCGTTGTCTCGGGAGCTGACGTGGTGCGCGCATTGAAGCGGCTGGGTTTCGTAGTGGCCCGTCAGCGCGGTAGTCACATCGTCATGCGCCGTGGCTCGTCCGGTTGTGTTGTGCCCAACCACAGCGAGTTGAAAGTCGGCACCCTGACAGGTCTGCTAAAGCAGGCTGGCGTTTCGCCAGACGAGTTCATCGAGGCGCTTCATGCCTAA
- a CDS encoding type II toxin-antitoxin system HicB family antitoxin produces MELSAVLTPAPEGGYVAFNPETGTTTQGETVEEALTNLREATELYLEEFPISVSGRPLLTTFQVPTHA; encoded by the coding sequence ATGGAACTTTCAGCAGTTTTGACTCCCGCCCCGGAAGGGGGTTATGTGGCATTCAATCCGGAGACAGGCACGACAACGCAAGGCGAAACCGTGGAAGAGGCGCTGACCAATCTGCGCGAGGCAACGGAGCTTTATCTGGAAGAATTTCCGATTTCCGTCAGCGGGCGCCCCTTGCTGACGACATTCCAGGTTCCGACGCATGCCTAA
- a CDS encoding phosphodiester glycosidase family protein, protein MSATTYRTETHYGATVHIIRTTPGNIQMKLIQKSIWDSFGDFGINANFFGNTLSNIYGIAINGNTPVGSWANDYGSHNGPYFDVEMKRATLVCYSGGTLTVTDPPVHYYTEIPNFTNIVWAVGGGDLFLRDSSITDWTKLRDKLAAEPRKWRWDEVLSGSSDRGRSGIGYDLNNNVYLFGVSNETGFQGVTMFEFRDIASRIGCHKAIFLDGGGSAQLSWSDGVELYGHGGITRRPVPTIVKLKAL, encoded by the coding sequence ATGTCAGCGACAACTTATCGCACAGAAACTCATTATGGGGCAACTGTGCATATCATTAGAACAACACCAGGCAATATCCAAATGAAGTTGATCCAAAAAAGCATCTGGGATTCCTTCGGAGACTTCGGGATCAATGCCAACTTTTTTGGGAACACGTTGAGTAATATTTATGGTATAGCTATTAACGGGAATACCCCTGTTGGAAGTTGGGCAAACGATTATGGATCCCACAACGGCCCATATTTTGATGTGGAGATGAAACGGGCAACTTTAGTGTGTTACAGTGGCGGAACTCTGACGGTAACAGATCCCCCTGTACACTACTACACTGAGATACCTAATTTCACCAATATCGTTTGGGCGGTGGGAGGTGGCGATTTATTTTTAAGAGATTCTTCCATAACTGATTGGACTAAACTGCGGGATAAGCTTGCCGCCGAACCTAGGAAATGGAGGTGGGATGAAGTTCTTAGTGGCAGCTCTGATAGAGGCCGTAGTGGAATAGGATATGACTTAAATAACAATGTCTATCTTTTCGGCGTTTCTAACGAAACTGGTTTTCAGGGTGTTACTATGTTTGAGTTCAGAGACATTGCCAGTCGCATAGGATGCCATAAGGCCATTTTTCTCGATGGAGGTGGTTCTGCTCAATTAAGTTGGAGCGATGGCGTTGAGCTTTATGGACATGGCGGCATTACCAGGAGGCCTGTTCCTACTATAGTAAAACTTAAAGCCCTGTAG
- a CDS encoding helix-turn-helix domain-containing protein — protein MQGKQRLQELVAKVKNGDQEAVIELVNRFVPLVKKYGHRMGYDEATADLTAWIVHAVHRYEPNTMWGRNELNKFFSRKNDAED, from the coding sequence ATGCAAGGGAAACAAAGGCTCCAAGAGCTAGTTGCCAAGGTTAAAAACGGCGATCAGGAAGCTGTCATTGAACTGGTTAACCGCTTTGTTCCATTGGTCAAAAAATACGGGCACCGGATGGGGTACGATGAAGCCACTGCTGATCTCACGGCATGGATAGTTCATGCCGTCCACCGCTACGAACCTAATACCATGTGGGGAAGAAACGAACTTAACAAGTTTTTTTCCAGGAAGAATGATGCAGAGGATTAA
- a CDS encoding tripartite tricarboxylate transporter TctB family protein → MKKADITAGILGLAIAVYVIREALRFPEDKVLLLGPSFFPTALAAGLGVFSAILLALALLGKSRPAKDTFSLKDPGVQRAFFSLLAVIVYYWLFDVLGFIITSSFFLFGLMYLLNRRDYLRMAAIAVFITLLIYGIFNRLLEISLPAGLLG, encoded by the coding sequence TTGAAAAAAGCTGATATAACCGCAGGTATCCTGGGTTTAGCGATAGCAGTCTATGTAATCCGCGAGGCCCTCCGCTTCCCCGAGGACAAGGTATTGCTCCTGGGCCCCAGCTTCTTCCCCACAGCCTTGGCGGCCGGCCTCGGCGTCTTCAGCGCAATACTATTAGCTCTGGCGCTCCTGGGTAAATCCCGGCCGGCCAAAGACACTTTCAGCCTAAAGGATCCCGGCGTCCAGCGGGCTTTTTTCTCGCTTCTTGCCGTCATCGTCTATTACTGGTTATTTGATGTGCTGGGCTTCATCATCACCAGTTCATTTTTCCTCTTCGGCCTCATGTATCTGCTAAATAGGCGGGACTACCTTAGAATGGCGGCGATTGCCGTCTTTATCACGCTGTTGATTTACGGGATCTTCAACCGGTTGCTGGAAATCTCCCTGCCCGCAGGTCTACTGGGCTAA
- a CDS encoding DUF1624 domain-containing protein, whose product MTDYPSRSRIWELDFLRGIALIAMIAFHTVYNLKEFYQVPVSYEVGPVYYLGRFAASLFIVVAGISCSLSKNNIRRGAKIFLFGLMITLVTYLVNPAFNIIFGILHFLGAAILLNSFFIRFSPGVLLILGTAIILAGSYFREIVMPNNLLAPFGLLGPEFFSVDYYPLVPWLGLFLYGVSLGKILYNGKKSLVANSALRQSFVNILGQHSLIIYLLHQPVILLLLSLLYGSFPF is encoded by the coding sequence ATGACAGATTACCCGTCCCGGTCAAGAATCTGGGAGCTGGATTTTTTACGCGGGATTGCCCTGATTGCGATGATTGCGTTTCACACAGTGTATAACCTTAAGGAGTTTTATCAGGTTCCGGTTTCTTACGAAGTAGGCCCTGTCTACTACCTTGGGAGATTCGCGGCATCTTTATTTATTGTGGTAGCCGGCATTAGTTGTTCATTGAGCAAAAACAATATCAGACGGGGAGCCAAAATATTCCTTTTTGGATTGATGATCACCTTGGTTACTTACCTGGTAAACCCAGCTTTTAACATTATTTTCGGGATTCTTCATTTTTTAGGCGCCGCTATTCTTCTTAATAGTTTTTTCATTCGCTTTAGTCCTGGCGTTCTTCTTATCCTTGGAACGGCAATAATTTTAGCAGGCAGCTATTTCAGAGAAATCGTTATGCCCAATAATTTACTGGCCCCCTTTGGCCTGCTGGGACCAGAATTCTTCTCTGTTGATTATTATCCTCTTGTGCCGTGGCTGGGCTTGTTCCTCTACGGGGTGTCGCTGGGAAAAATATTATACAATGGCAAAAAAAGCCTCGTTGCTAATTCTGCTTTGAGACAAAGCTTTGTGAATATACTGGGGCAACATTCCTTGATCATTTATTTGTTGCACCAGCCTGTAATTTTGTTGCTGCTTTCACTGCTGTACGGGTCCTTTCCCTTCTAA
- a CDS encoding PIN domain-containing protein, which produces MELKNGTRLFVDTAPIIYFIEEHPLYIDEVSDIFGRTAEGTLQVITSVITMIEVLTKPYKLGQNEIACAYRDFFTNSKGFSVMGINTDIAELTARIRAKLGFKLPDALQLAIFEHNNCDVFLTNDKQLKIYDKSRLYILGEND; this is translated from the coding sequence ATGGAATTAAAGAATGGAACAAGGCTTTTTGTAGATACGGCACCGATTATATACTTTATTGAGGAACATCCGTTATACATCGATGAGGTTTCCGATATATTTGGAAGAACAGCTGAAGGAACTTTACAGGTGATTACGTCAGTTATTACCATGATAGAGGTTCTGACAAAACCATACAAACTTGGACAAAACGAGATTGCATGTGCATACAGGGATTTCTTTACTAATTCAAAAGGATTTTCTGTCATGGGCATTAATACCGATATAGCGGAATTAACTGCACGAATAAGGGCTAAACTTGGGTTTAAGTTACCAGATGCTCTTCAATTAGCAATTTTTGAGCATAACAATTGTGATGTTTTTCTCACCAATGATAAGCAGTTAAAAATTTATGATAAAAGCAGGCTTTATATCCTGGGTGAAAATGATTAA
- a CDS encoding sodium ion-translocating decarboxylase subunit beta — MWIFGLGLIYLAVKKQYEPLLLVPIGFGAVMANIPFSGAIGEDGPLTLLLNAGVLTELFPILIFVGIGAMCDFGPLLRRPEVMFIGAAAQVGIFLTIIVAVLLGYPIAQAAAIGILGTADGPTTIYVASLYAREILPALALAAYSYMALTPMILPPIIKALTTAEERRIRMTYQEGPEVSRTARLIFPILVVLVAGIIAPVAVPLVGFLMLGNFLRECAVTERLNQSAQNEIINVVTLLLGLTIGGSMIAENFLNLASLGVMALGLLAMIFATAGGIIVAKFMNLFLKVKINPMIGAAGISAFPMAGRVVAKMAQAEDKRNYILMQAMSVNISGQMCSIVAGVVVIAIIGVIL; from the coding sequence ATGTGGATCTTTGGTCTAGGTTTGATTTACCTCGCCGTAAAGAAACAATACGAGCCGCTGTTGTTAGTGCCAATCGGATTTGGTGCAGTCATGGCCAATATTCCGTTTTCCGGCGCCATTGGGGAGGACGGGCCGCTGACACTTTTGCTTAATGCCGGGGTCCTGACGGAATTATTTCCTATTCTAATTTTTGTTGGCATCGGCGCTATGTGCGATTTTGGTCCGCTGCTGCGCAGGCCGGAAGTAATGTTTATTGGAGCTGCCGCGCAGGTAGGAATATTCTTAACGATTATCGTAGCCGTTCTTCTGGGATACCCCATAGCACAGGCTGCCGCCATCGGCATCCTAGGAACTGCCGATGGTCCCACAACGATTTATGTGGCATCACTTTATGCGCGTGAGATTCTGCCCGCCCTGGCGCTCGCGGCGTACTCTTACATGGCGCTGACACCGATGATCTTGCCGCCTATCATTAAGGCGTTGACGACCGCTGAGGAGCGCCGGATCCGGATGACGTACCAAGAAGGGCCGGAGGTTTCGCGCACAGCCCGCCTGATTTTCCCTATACTGGTGGTTCTGGTCGCAGGAATAATCGCCCCGGTGGCAGTTCCTTTGGTCGGGTTCTTAATGCTTGGCAATTTCTTGCGTGAATGCGCTGTAACTGAACGTCTCAACCAGTCTGCACAGAATGAAATAATCAATGTTGTCACTCTCCTGCTGGGCCTCACTATCGGCGGCTCCATGATCGCAGAGAACTTTCTCAATTTGGCCTCGCTTGGTGTCATGGCCCTGGGGCTCTTGGCGATGATCTTTGCCACCGCAGGGGGGATAATTGTTGCTAAGTTTATGAATTTGTTCCTAAAAGTTAAAATCAACCCCATGATTGGTGCGGCAGGGATTTCGGCTTTCCCCATGGCGGGGAGGGTAGTAGCCAAAATGGCTCAAGCTGAAGATAAACGGAACTATATTCTGATGCAGGCCATGTCCGTTAACATTTCCGGGCAGATGTGCTCAATCGTTGCCGGTGTGGTCGTAATCGCCATCATCGGTGTGATACTGTAA
- a CDS encoding tripartite tricarboxylate transporter permease, protein MELELLVKGFATIMQPATFGLILLGTVSGMLIGALPGLTATMGVALLIPFTFGLPIEQGIGMLLGIFCGAICGGTISAILIRTPGTPAAAATVLDGYPLNQQGQAGRALAMAIFASFAGGFSGAIIMTFASPQISKIALQFSAPEYFGLAVFGLSIIISVSGNSIIKGLIAGFFGMLIATIGLDPTSGFPRFTFGIIDLFEGPAFIPTLIGLFALSEVFKGVEVLYTQEKVKAVKQQLIPSLADIKRAWRTIIKSTFIGTFVGAVPGAGSDIAAFVAYGEAKRASKTPENFGRGEINGVAAPESANNACTGGAMIPMLSLGVPGDAVTAVLLGALVIQGLQPGPLLFKDHIDVVYSIFAGMMMANIFMFLVGTLGIRFFVRIISVDRSILIPVIFLLSIVGAYSMRNSLFDVGLAVVFGIIGYFMQRYDFPVSPILLSLILGPLAESSLRRALIVSHGDFSILFTRPISATLIVIAVLSIITSAIRQVKLEKKLAAQNGSPPSSG, encoded by the coding sequence ATGGAACTGGAACTATTGGTTAAAGGATTCGCGACCATCATGCAGCCCGCCACTTTTGGCCTGATCCTCCTTGGCACGGTGAGCGGAATGCTGATCGGCGCTCTGCCCGGACTTACCGCCACCATGGGCGTCGCCCTCCTCATACCCTTCACCTTCGGTCTGCCGATCGAGCAGGGTATAGGGATGCTTCTTGGCATTTTCTGCGGCGCCATCTGCGGCGGGACGATCTCGGCTATTCTCATCCGTACGCCTGGTACGCCGGCGGCGGCGGCCACTGTCCTCGACGGCTACCCCCTTAACCAACAGGGACAGGCCGGGCGGGCCTTGGCCATGGCCATCTTCGCCTCCTTCGCTGGCGGTTTTTCCGGTGCCATCATCATGACCTTCGCTTCACCGCAGATCTCCAAAATCGCTTTGCAGTTCAGCGCGCCAGAATACTTCGGCTTGGCCGTCTTCGGCCTCAGCATCATCATATCGGTATCTGGCAACTCCATCATTAAAGGTTTGATCGCCGGTTTCTTCGGTATGCTCATCGCTACCATCGGCCTCGATCCCACATCCGGATTCCCGCGCTTTACCTTCGGAATCATAGACCTTTTTGAGGGGCCGGCCTTCATCCCCACCCTTATTGGCCTCTTCGCCCTCTCAGAGGTCTTCAAGGGAGTTGAGGTTCTCTATACCCAGGAAAAGGTCAAAGCAGTAAAACAACAACTGATTCCCTCGCTGGCCGACATCAAGAGAGCCTGGCGGACCATCATCAAATCCACCTTCATTGGCACCTTCGTCGGCGCGGTACCGGGCGCCGGCAGCGATATAGCGGCATTCGTCGCCTACGGTGAAGCCAAGCGGGCCTCAAAAACCCCGGAAAACTTCGGCAGGGGAGAGATAAACGGCGTGGCTGCCCCTGAATCGGCCAATAACGCTTGCACCGGCGGAGCCATGATCCCCATGCTCTCGCTCGGCGTCCCCGGCGACGCCGTCACCGCCGTGCTGCTGGGTGCCCTCGTCATACAAGGGCTGCAGCCGGGACCGCTGCTGTTCAAAGACCATATCGACGTCGTCTACAGCATTTTCGCCGGGATGATGATGGCCAATATATTCATGTTCCTCGTCGGTACATTAGGCATCCGCTTCTTCGTGCGCATCATCTCTGTCGATCGCAGCATCCTCATCCCTGTCATTTTCCTGCTGTCCATCGTCGGCGCCTACTCGATGCGCAATAGTCTCTTCGACGTTGGTCTGGCTGTGGTCTTCGGCATCATTGGCTACTTCATGCAGCGCTATGATTTCCCAGTCTCGCCCATCCTCCTCTCCCTCATCCTGGGCCCGCTGGCCGAAAGCAGCCTGCGCCGGGCGCTGATCGTTTCCCATGGCGACTTCTCTATCCTCTTTACCCGCCCCATAAGCGCTACGTTGATAGTTATCGCCGTGCTGTCCATCATCACTTCGGCTATCCGTCAGGTCAAACTGGAAAAAAAGCTGGCTGCGCAGAACGGGTCGCCACCCTCCTCCGGCTGA